One Pontibacillus yanchengensis DNA window includes the following coding sequences:
- a CDS encoding Crp/Fnr family transcriptional regulator translates to MAQSSKTLSNDLTELLSTVNHHTYIPKGTFLFQEGQLANELYIIKSGRIQISKNTPDGKELTLRICGINEIVGELTLFSEGAKYLLSAKALENSEVGVIKKEELEEKLSHNNALAIEFMKWMSDHFRRTQTKFRDLILYGKKGALYSTLIRMVNSYGVESANGFLIDMKLTNQELAGFCGTSREVVNRLLSDLKKEDIVSIQKGKITIHNLDYLRDVIGCENCPIDICEID, encoded by the coding sequence ATGGCACAATCTTCGAAAACATTATCGAACGATTTAACCGAATTGCTAAGCACCGTTAATCATCATACCTATATTCCAAAAGGGACATTTTTATTTCAAGAAGGACAACTCGCAAATGAATTATATATTATTAAATCTGGTCGTATCCAAATAAGTAAAAACACTCCTGATGGAAAAGAGCTCACTTTACGAATATGTGGCATTAACGAAATCGTGGGCGAACTAACGCTATTTAGTGAAGGAGCGAAATACCTTTTAAGTGCTAAGGCTCTAGAAAATAGCGAAGTCGGAGTTATTAAAAAAGAGGAACTAGAAGAAAAGCTCTCTCATAATAATGCATTAGCTATTGAATTTATGAAATGGATGAGCGACCACTTCCGAAGAACACAAACTAAATTTCGCGACTTAATTTTATACGGTAAAAAAGGTGCTCTCTATTCAACACTGATTCGAATGGTAAATAGTTATGGTGTAGAATCAGCCAATGGATTTTTAATTGATATGAAGCTTACGAACCAAGAATTAGCCGGTTTTTGTGGGACATCACGTGAAGTGGTTAATCGGTTGTTAAGTGATCTAAAAAAAGAGGACATTGTTAGCATTCAAAAAGGTAAGATTACGATTCATAACTTAGACTACTTACGAGATGTCATAGGTTGTGAAAACTGTCCAATTGATATATGTGAAATTGATTAA
- the moaA gene encoding GTP 3',8-cyclase MoaA: MNNKDVYNRPLQDLRISVIDRCNFRCTYCMPAEIFGVDHPFMNECDLLSFEEIETLATSFAHLGVKKIRITGGEPLLRSNLDELIKKLVNIEGIEDIGLTTNGIYLPKYAQQLKKAGLKRVNISLDAIHNDVFKEINGRNVGVSPVLKGIDAAKRAGLGVKLNMVVKKGMNDHQVIPMASYFKDQDISLRFIEYMDVGNSNGWDFKNVMTKKEILDQLTQHFDLSLVDSNYFGEVAQRYKYQGAIGEIGFITSVSESFCSSCTRARISADGKLYTCLFANKGYDLKYLLQSNSISYITSEIQNIWSRRDDRYSDERNEATPSREKIEMSYIGG, from the coding sequence ATGAACAACAAAGATGTGTATAATCGACCATTACAAGATTTGCGAATATCGGTAATCGACCGATGTAATTTTAGATGTACGTACTGTATGCCAGCAGAGATTTTTGGGGTGGATCATCCGTTTATGAACGAATGTGACTTGCTTTCCTTTGAGGAAATAGAAACGTTAGCTACGTCTTTCGCCCATTTAGGGGTGAAGAAGATTCGCATTACAGGTGGAGAGCCATTACTTAGAAGCAACCTTGATGAGTTAATCAAGAAGCTAGTGAACATAGAGGGAATAGAAGACATAGGCTTAACGACAAATGGTATTTATTTACCCAAGTATGCACAGCAATTAAAGAAAGCAGGATTGAAGCGGGTCAATATTAGCTTAGATGCGATTCATAATGATGTTTTTAAAGAAATAAATGGCAGGAATGTAGGGGTTAGTCCTGTACTAAAAGGGATAGATGCTGCTAAACGAGCGGGGCTAGGTGTGAAGTTAAACATGGTTGTCAAAAAAGGAATGAATGACCATCAAGTTATCCCGATGGCCAGTTATTTCAAAGATCAGGATATTTCCTTACGCTTTATTGAATATATGGATGTCGGAAATAGTAACGGATGGGACTTTAAGAATGTGATGACAAAGAAAGAGATTTTAGATCAGCTAACACAACACTTTGATCTATCACTGGTAGATTCCAATTACTTTGGAGAAGTTGCCCAACGGTATAAATATCAAGGTGCTATTGGGGAAATTGGATTTATCACATCTGTTTCTGAATCTTTCTGTTCTAGTTGCACTAGAGCCAGAATTTCTGCAGATGGAAAATTATATACATGTTTATTCGCTAATAAAGGATATGATTTAAAATACTTATTACAAAGTAACTCAATATCTTATATCACAAGTGAAATTCAGAACATATGGAGTAGAAGAGATGATCGGTATTCCGACGAACGTAATGAAGCCACTCCATCACGAGAAAAAATCGAAATGTCGTATATAGGAGGGTGA
- a CDS encoding ubiquinol-cytochrome c reductase iron-sulfur subunit codes for MVDEKNNQNQRQNQRKADDDMINLVDNLNRSEDLRFNRRAFLKSAVGASLTLGIATLPFSIKAMMDDREEDSEKVEIGKLSELPKGESLEFHYPTDSEPALLVHTKNGELKAYNNKCTHLQCPVFYEKKEEVLLCPCHRGFFNVDSGQPMAGPPQRELPKILLEVKGDVVYAVGREVRHG; via the coding sequence ATGGTGGATGAAAAGAACAATCAAAATCAAAGACAAAACCAGCGTAAAGCTGACGACGATATGATTAATTTAGTCGATAACTTAAACAGAAGCGAAGATCTACGATTTAATCGACGAGCGTTTTTAAAATCAGCAGTAGGGGCTTCTCTTACATTAGGAATTGCTACACTACCTTTTTCCATCAAAGCCATGATGGATGACAGGGAAGAGGATTCAGAGAAAGTAGAAATAGGGAAGCTCTCTGAACTACCAAAGGGAGAATCACTAGAGTTTCATTATCCAACTGATAGTGAACCTGCATTATTAGTTCATACGAAAAATGGAGAATTAAAAGCGTATAACAATAAATGTACCCATCTTCAGTGTCCAGTTTTTTATGAAAAAAAAGAAGAAGTATTATTATGCCCGTGCCATCGTGGTTTCTTTAACGTTGATTCAGGTCAACCAATGGCTGGACCTCCTCAGCGTGAATTACCGAAGATTTTGTTAGAGGTAAAAGGGGATGTCGTCTACGCTGTTGGGAGGGAAGTACGCCATGGGTAA
- a CDS encoding 4Fe-4S dicluster domain-containing protein, whose translation MNKIMYLEFERCIGCRACQAACRECGDHDAKERNYVEYVDFMESRQTYPMLCMQCKDPACARVCPANAIQITEEGVVLSAMEEKCIGCRNCTFGCPFGIPKFDFEENKMYKCDMCYDRSKHDIAPMCASVCPSDAIRFIDYDEMMQLRRKRTQMNLVEGKKPQEGNKWEYVPEFFGVYSD comes from the coding sequence ATGAATAAAATTATGTATCTTGAATTTGAGCGTTGTATCGGGTGTCGAGCTTGTCAAGCTGCTTGTAGAGAATGTGGGGACCATGATGCGAAGGAACGTAACTATGTAGAGTATGTAGATTTCATGGAAAGTCGCCAAACCTACCCAATGCTTTGTATGCAATGTAAGGACCCTGCTTGTGCACGAGTGTGTCCGGCAAATGCGATTCAAATTACCGAAGAAGGTGTCGTCCTTTCTGCTATGGAAGAGAAATGTATCGGGTGTCGAAATTGTACGTTTGGTTGTCCATTTGGTATTCCTAAGTTCGATTTTGAAGAAAACAAAATGTACAAATGTGATATGTGCTATGACCGATCTAAACATGATATTGCTCCGATGTGTGCATCTGTTTGTCCTAGTGATGCCATTCGTTTTATTGATTATGATGAAATGATGCAACTTCGTCGTAAGCGTACTCAAATGAATTTAGTAGAAGGAAAGAAACCTCAAGAAGGAAACAAATGGGAGTACGTGCCTGAATTCTTTGGCGTTTATAGTGATTGA
- the fdhF gene encoding formate dehydrogenase subunit alpha gives MSDFVAKKGVKNLQHKDEKLITTHCCYCGMQCGMHIRVHKRTGEVRGVEPRYDWPVTMGKMCPKGVTAYQTIEHEDRIKKPLIKKNGKFVEASWKEALDVIEKNYKGLQSEYGKDALSVFGGVSMTNEKCYLVGKYARVALGTRYIDYNGRFCMSSAAGGFIRTFGVDRGSTLPWPELEHSDCFFMAGSNTAECHPTSIQWFWKAKDKGAKMIVVDPRETPTARVADVHLDLKPGTDSALANGMMHILVKEGYVDEAYVQERCNNYEQLIEQVAQFTPEYTAEKTGISVEKILKAAHIFGRSKRSVVMFARGVEQQSKGVDNVALYSSMSLLKGHIGKFASGVATFTGQGNGQGGREHGQKSDLLPGYRKLTDPEAVKYISSVWGIDPEEMPKPGVSAYEMFDEIQKGNIRAMHVICSNPAVSAPNTEYIWDGFKKLDFLVVSDFFLSETAEYADVVLPATSWAEDEGTTTNIEGRVIRIRKVREPYGDSKTDWEIMSEIAKRMGKGKYFDYKNVSEIFEEFRIATKGGKADYYGVTYDKIDEQDGVFWPCPSEDHPGTPTMFKERFATEDGKANLAIVDWREPGEIPTEDYPHILTTGRVVYHYLTGNQTRRVDFLMEQCPMPYVEMHPELASQYNFQNGDFCKLTTRRSSMTVEVKLTKAIREDTVFIPYHWGKELSVNQLTNPCLDPISRMPEFKVCAVKIQKVAKYEMPSPI, from the coding sequence ATGAGTGATTTTGTCGCAAAAAAAGGCGTGAAGAATTTACAGCACAAAGATGAAAAACTAATTACAACGCACTGCTGTTATTGTGGAATGCAATGTGGAATGCATATTCGAGTCCACAAACGTACTGGTGAGGTAAGAGGTGTAGAGCCGCGTTATGACTGGCCAGTAACGATGGGGAAAATGTGCCCTAAAGGTGTGACAGCCTATCAAACTATTGAACATGAAGACCGTATCAAAAAGCCTCTTATTAAGAAGAATGGTAAGTTCGTGGAAGCATCATGGAAAGAGGCACTAGATGTAATAGAGAAGAACTACAAAGGCCTACAGTCTGAGTACGGAAAAGATGCGTTGTCTGTTTTCGGTGGGGTCTCCATGACAAACGAAAAATGTTATTTGGTAGGGAAGTACGCACGGGTAGCGTTAGGCACTAGGTATATTGATTATAATGGTAGGTTTTGTATGAGTTCTGCTGCAGGAGGATTTATTAGAACATTTGGTGTAGATAGAGGGTCAACACTTCCATGGCCTGAACTTGAGCATAGTGATTGTTTCTTTATGGCTGGCTCAAATACAGCAGAATGTCATCCTACTAGTATTCAATGGTTTTGGAAAGCCAAGGACAAAGGTGCAAAAATGATTGTCGTTGACCCTCGGGAAACGCCAACTGCGCGTGTTGCAGATGTTCATTTAGATTTAAAACCTGGAACTGATTCCGCCTTAGCGAATGGAATGATGCATATTCTTGTTAAAGAGGGTTATGTAGATGAAGCGTACGTTCAGGAACGATGCAATAATTATGAGCAACTAATAGAACAAGTAGCACAGTTCACTCCTGAATATACTGCCGAAAAAACCGGCATCTCTGTTGAAAAGATTCTAAAAGCTGCCCATATTTTCGGACGTTCAAAGCGTTCAGTCGTCATGTTCGCTCGTGGTGTGGAGCAGCAATCCAAAGGTGTAGATAACGTTGCCCTATATTCGTCTATGTCTCTATTAAAAGGTCATATTGGTAAATTTGCTTCTGGAGTAGCAACCTTTACTGGTCAAGGAAATGGGCAAGGTGGTCGTGAACACGGACAAAAATCAGACTTGTTACCAGGGTATCGTAAATTAACAGATCCAGAAGCAGTAAAATATATCTCAAGTGTGTGGGGGATTGACCCTGAAGAGATGCCAAAACCAGGAGTCTCTGCATACGAAATGTTTGATGAAATTCAAAAAGGCAATATTCGCGCGATGCATGTTATTTGTAGTAATCCAGCTGTTTCTGCACCGAATACAGAATACATTTGGGACGGCTTTAAAAAGTTGGATTTCTTAGTTGTCAGTGATTTTTTCTTATCTGAAACAGCAGAATACGCTGACGTCGTACTTCCAGCTACTTCCTGGGCTGAAGATGAAGGGACTACGACGAATATTGAAGGTAGAGTAATACGCATCCGAAAAGTACGTGAACCATACGGGGATTCCAAAACAGATTGGGAAATTATGAGTGAGATTGCTAAACGTATGGGTAAAGGAAAATATTTTGATTATAAAAATGTTAGTGAAATTTTCGAAGAATTCCGTATAGCTACCAAAGGTGGAAAAGCCGACTATTACGGAGTTACGTACGACAAGATTGACGAACAAGATGGGGTGTTTTGGCCTTGTCCTTCTGAGGATCATCCAGGAACACCAACCATGTTTAAAGAACGATTCGCCACAGAAGACGGGAAAGCAAATTTAGCTATCGTAGATTGGCGGGAACCAGGAGAAATTCCTACAGAGGATTATCCGCACATTTTGACGACAGGAAGAGTGGTGTACCACTACTTAACTGGTAACCAAACACGACGAGTAGATTTTCTGATGGAACAGTGTCCGATGCCATATGTAGAGATGCATCCAGAGCTTGCTAGTCAATATAATTTCCAAAATGGAGACTTCTGTAAATTAACTACAAGACGTTCTTCCATGACTGTTGAAGTGAAATTAACGAAAGCAATTCGAGAAGATACGGTATTTATTCCTTATCATTGGGGCAAAGAATTGTCTGTCAATCAATTAACAAATCCATGCTTAGATCCTATTTCTCGCATGCCAGAGTTTAAAGTATGTGCTGTGAAGATACAAAAAGTAGCAAAATATGAGATGCCTTCTCCTATCTAG
- a CDS encoding MFS transporter: protein MSSIEKSFYSKTSMYAFFVVLILSISVWISTGQFKHMDMALLGYLLSSLIFAIGLTIRMCAWLLRPATHKVIHRSFKNLRTRERKNRNLKSVFITALENIFLQKFIFKRGLYRGIQHWLISWGCIGSFAITFGLTFGWMRFDLIDPETYQIVVFNIPTMIMPAHGLLAEIIYNGLNITASLVLIGACMALYRRIKDNDVKVTQRFEFDILPLYILLAVTITGLFLTVSYVLLEGFMHHYLTLIHQVTVVILLIYFPFGKLFHLPIRPLTTAVPMNYQEKVQIDTRPCHSCGAMYSNDDQISDVKGILDVQSFDLQLEDGTFLADYCPACRRRIRVMKQLNMGGSQGNPFQPIETRNGIQMSGFGKKRSEDFYESDSSENKQTTVHGGDQ from the coding sequence ATGAGCAGTATAGAAAAATCGTTTTATTCCAAAACGAGTATGTATGCATTTTTTGTTGTGTTGATATTATCGATATCGGTATGGATTTCTACAGGTCAGTTTAAGCATATGGATATGGCCTTATTAGGTTATTTATTATCCTCATTGATTTTTGCAATAGGCTTAACTATCCGAATGTGTGCTTGGTTATTACGTCCTGCTACACATAAGGTCATTCATAGAAGCTTTAAAAATTTACGAACACGCGAGCGGAAAAATAGAAACTTAAAATCCGTCTTCATAACTGCTCTTGAAAATATCTTTCTTCAGAAATTCATATTTAAAAGAGGACTGTATCGAGGAATTCAACATTGGTTGATTTCATGGGGGTGTATTGGTTCGTTTGCGATCACATTTGGATTAACTTTTGGTTGGATGCGATTTGATCTAATTGATCCTGAAACATATCAAATTGTCGTGTTCAATATACCAACGATGATTATGCCGGCCCATGGCCTATTAGCTGAAATAATCTACAATGGCTTAAATATAACAGCGTCCTTAGTATTAATCGGAGCTTGTATGGCACTCTATCGACGCATTAAAGACAATGATGTAAAAGTTACTCAACGATTCGAATTTGACATTCTACCTTTATATATCTTACTTGCTGTTACGATAACAGGATTATTTTTAACTGTCTCATATGTATTGTTAGAAGGCTTCATGCACCACTATTTAACATTGATTCATCAAGTAACAGTAGTCATTTTATTGATTTATTTTCCGTTTGGTAAGCTATTTCATTTACCAATACGTCCACTTACGACAGCAGTTCCGATGAACTATCAAGAAAAAGTTCAAATCGATACAAGACCATGTCATAGCTGTGGTGCAATGTATAGTAATGATGATCAAATTAGTGATGTAAAAGGGATATTGGATGTTCAATCTTTTGATTTGCAGTTAGAGGATGGCACCTTTTTAGCTGATTATTGTCCAGCTTGCCGAAGGAGAATTCGGGTGATGAAGCAATTAAATATGGGAGGATCCCAAGGAAATCCATTCCAGCCTATCGAAACGAGAAATGGGATACAAATGTCCGGATTTGGAAAGAAACGAAGCGAAGACTTTTATGAAAGTGATTCAAGTGAAAACAAACAAACAACGGTACATGGAGGGGATCAGTAA
- a CDS encoding P-loop NTPase codes for MFSGEVIAITSGKGGVGKSTVSVNLALALKKLGKKVAIVDLDIYGFSVPKLLGISARPKTINERIIPVEAHGVKVMSMGFLIKGNEPVVWRGPMLGKMVNHFWSDVQWGELDYMILDLPPGTGDVALDMHQLIPQSKEIIVTTPHEAATHVAERAGSMAIKTDHEIIGVVENMAFFTPPGTKDQYFLFGKGGGETLADTLNTELISSLPIEPPYPDGTTPVLYEEGTVLHDYFLSLAKNVLVKTNQTSRV; via the coding sequence ATGTTCTCAGGAGAAGTTATTGCTATAACAAGTGGTAAAGGTGGTGTTGGAAAGTCAACCGTATCCGTAAATCTTGCTCTAGCATTAAAAAAGCTTGGAAAAAAGGTCGCTATAGTAGATCTAGATATATATGGGTTTAGTGTTCCTAAGTTATTAGGAATCTCAGCTAGACCAAAAACAATAAATGAACGAATTATACCTGTAGAAGCGCACGGTGTTAAAGTCATGTCGATGGGATTCCTCATTAAAGGAAATGAACCTGTTGTATGGAGAGGGCCAATGCTTGGTAAAATGGTCAATCATTTTTGGAGTGATGTACAATGGGGAGAACTTGATTATATGATCTTGGACTTACCACCAGGTACTGGGGACGTCGCGCTCGATATGCACCAACTTATTCCACAAAGCAAGGAAATTATAGTGACCACACCTCATGAAGCTGCTACACACGTAGCAGAACGCGCGGGGTCTATGGCAATCAAAACGGATCATGAAATTATTGGTGTCGTAGAGAATATGGCATTCTTCACACCACCTGGTACAAAGGATCAATATTTTCTATTTGGAAAAGGTGGAGGAGAAACATTAGCTGATACATTGAACACAGAATTAATTAGCTCTCTACCCATAGAACCACCTTATCCAGACGGAACAACACCTGTTTTGTATGAAGAAGGCACTGTCCTACATGATTATTTCTTATCGTTGGCTAAGAACGTTTTAGTAAAGACGAACCAAACTTCCAGAGTGTAA
- a CDS encoding MFS transporter, protein MGIEKLEVVWNPENQEFWEREGKKRASRNLWISVMALMLAFVVWQIWSVTAVRLNQVGFAFSQSELFTLAALPGLVGATLRIFFTFMPGIVGGRNWTVISTGALLLPAIGIGIAVQNPGTPFVVMALLAALCGIGGGNFSSSMANISPFFPKHKKGTANGINAGLGNLGVSLVQFVTPIIIFVPWLGMLFGGGQELTEGNNIFIQNAAFVWVLPILFVTILAFFGMDNLPEAKQSFKQQSAMFKEKHTWIMAWLYTMCFGSFIGYSAAFPLLINSEFPETNAVALAFLGPLVGAGIRPVGGWLADKVGSGAKVTFYDILLLIVATLGVLYFLNAGNVGGFVTMFVVLFFATGIANGSTFRMIPFIFVGEKANLAAPILGFTAAIAAYGAFVIPKVFGWSLSTFGTANIALYLFLGYYSISLVICWYYYSRKNAKVKC, encoded by the coding sequence ATGGGAATTGAAAAATTAGAAGTGGTTTGGAATCCTGAAAACCAGGAATTTTGGGAGCGTGAAGGAAAGAAGCGAGCAAGTCGAAATCTTTGGATCTCTGTAATGGCTCTTATGTTAGCATTTGTCGTGTGGCAGATATGGTCTGTTACAGCAGTTCGTTTAAACCAAGTTGGGTTTGCATTTTCACAGAGTGAATTATTTACACTTGCAGCATTGCCAGGTTTAGTAGGAGCAACACTTCGAATTTTCTTTACATTTATGCCTGGTATTGTAGGGGGACGAAATTGGACAGTAATTAGCACAGGGGCATTATTATTGCCAGCCATCGGAATTGGAATTGCAGTTCAAAATCCAGGAACACCATTTGTTGTAATGGCATTGTTAGCTGCATTGTGTGGGATTGGAGGAGGTAACTTCTCTTCTTCCATGGCAAATATTAGTCCATTCTTTCCAAAGCACAAAAAGGGTACCGCTAATGGTATTAATGCTGGGTTAGGAAATCTAGGTGTTAGTTTAGTTCAATTTGTAACACCGATTATCATATTTGTACCTTGGTTAGGGATGCTTTTTGGGGGAGGCCAGGAATTGACTGAGGGCAATAATATATTTATTCAAAACGCTGCCTTTGTTTGGGTGTTACCGATTTTGTTTGTAACAATCCTAGCGTTTTTTGGAATGGATAACTTACCAGAAGCGAAGCAATCATTTAAACAACAATCAGCTATGTTTAAAGAGAAACACACATGGATTATGGCTTGGTTATATACGATGTGTTTTGGATCCTTTATTGGTTACTCTGCAGCGTTTCCTTTATTGATAAATTCTGAATTTCCAGAGACAAATGCTGTTGCATTAGCGTTCTTAGGACCATTAGTAGGAGCAGGTATTCGTCCAGTTGGTGGTTGGCTTGCTGATAAAGTTGGAAGTGGAGCAAAAGTTACTTTCTATGATATTTTATTACTTATTGTAGCAACGCTCGGAGTATTATATTTCCTTAATGCTGGAAATGTTGGCGGTTTCGTAACAATGTTCGTTGTTCTATTCTTTGCAACAGGCATTGCGAATGGGTCTACATTCCGAATGATCCCATTCATATTCGTAGGGGAAAAAGCAAATTTAGCTGCGCCAATCTTAGGTTTCACAGCTGCCATAGCAGCATACGGAGCATTTGTCATTCCAAAGGTTTTCGGTTGGTCCTTATCTACATTCGGAACGGCAAACATCGCTTTATATTTATTCCTTGGATACTATTCCATTAGCCTAGTAATCTGTTGGTACTACTACTCCAGAAAAAATGCAAAAGTGAAATGTTAA
- the modB gene encoding molybdate ABC transporter permease subunit, with protein MYEQFWSPIQLSIVVASIATLLVVFIGTLLGKRLSSATFKGKVFIDTALLLPIVLPPSVIGFMLIVFFGENSLVGRGINILFNQSILFTSTAAVIAASVVAFPLMYQSAKVGFRQINHDIEQAARVDGANEFQVFGRVSLPLAKQALVTGGLLSFTRAFGEFGATLMFAGNIPGKTQTIPTAIYVAMESGEMRTAWLYVAISIFLSFLLLTLTYVIQPESD; from the coding sequence ATGTACGAACAGTTTTGGTCGCCAATTCAATTGTCAATTGTTGTTGCCTCGATAGCTACACTTCTAGTAGTTTTTATTGGTACCTTGTTAGGGAAACGATTAAGTTCTGCAACATTTAAAGGGAAAGTATTCATTGATACAGCTCTGTTACTACCTATTGTATTACCACCATCCGTTATTGGTTTTATGTTAATTGTATTCTTTGGTGAAAACAGTCTTGTAGGGAGGGGAATCAACATTTTATTTAATCAATCTATCCTTTTTACCTCTACAGCTGCTGTTATTGCTGCCTCAGTTGTAGCTTTTCCTTTGATGTATCAGAGTGCCAAGGTGGGTTTTAGACAAATCAATCACGATATTGAACAAGCTGCTCGGGTTGATGGGGCAAATGAATTTCAAGTGTTCGGACGAGTGTCACTTCCACTAGCTAAACAGGCTTTAGTTACAGGTGGACTTCTAAGCTTCACGAGAGCGTTTGGTGAATTTGGTGCTACATTGATGTTTGCAGGAAACATACCCGGAAAAACACAAACCATTCCAACTGCTATTTATGTAGCGATGGAATCAGGCGAAATGAGAACAGCTTGGTTATATGTAGCGATAAGTATATTCTTATCCTTTTTATTACTTACTTTAACGTATGTTATACAACCAGAAAGTGATTGA
- the modA gene encoding molybdate ABC transporter substrate-binding protein → MTINTWFKLIVLLVLSISMVGCNSIKPSQTKEITISAAASLKEPLVTLQEQFEKENPKIELFFNYGGSGALKNQIVQGAPVDVYISANKQNVLDLINEEKMRQDGVVDLLSNQLVVIKSKREEKVMTFNDLAQSNQKFAIGHPNTVPAGMYAKEALTSIGLWETLQKQLVYAKDVRHVLSLVEQGSVVGGIVYQSDARSSNKVQVMKRVSEDTYSQIMYSIGVIDDSSNKTIANSFVSFLTNSKAQKVFEDSGFVPLKIKE, encoded by the coding sequence ATGACTATAAACACTTGGTTCAAACTCATAGTACTGCTAGTTTTAAGTATTTCAATGGTTGGATGTAATAGTATAAAACCTTCCCAAACAAAGGAGATAACCATATCTGCTGCTGCTAGTTTGAAAGAACCATTAGTTACATTACAAGAACAATTTGAAAAAGAAAACCCCAAAATTGAGCTTTTTTTTAATTATGGTGGTTCAGGTGCATTAAAAAATCAAATTGTACAAGGAGCTCCTGTGGATGTTTATATATCTGCGAATAAGCAGAATGTTCTTGATTTAATCAATGAAGAAAAGATGAGACAGGATGGTGTTGTTGACTTGTTATCTAATCAACTTGTTGTTATTAAATCAAAAAGGGAAGAAAAAGTGATGACTTTTAATGACTTAGCTCAGAGTAATCAAAAGTTTGCGATTGGCCATCCAAATACTGTACCTGCAGGAATGTATGCTAAAGAAGCTTTAACATCAATTGGATTGTGGGAGACATTACAAAAACAGCTTGTGTATGCAAAGGATGTCCGTCATGTTCTGTCTCTTGTTGAGCAAGGTTCTGTAGTGGGGGGGATTGTTTATCAATCTGATGCTCGCTCTTCCAATAAGGTGCAAGTCATGAAACGAGTTAGTGAAGATACATATTCCCAAATCATGTATTCTATAGGCGTGATTGACGATTCTTCGAATAAAACCATTGCCAATAGTTTTGTTTCCTTCTTAACAAATTCCAAGGCTCAGAAGGTGTTTGAGGATTCTGGTTTTGTACCACTTAAGATTAAGGAATAG